A part of Actinomycetota bacterium genomic DNA contains:
- a CDS encoding class I SAM-dependent methyltransferase has product MPNLEQIKNWNEQRGPRWVRYQSHFDGTARPFGLAVMDRISPAPGERILDVGCGFGATSRDLAHHVGPAGEVVGVDISRPMLDLARQQAGQGITFLEADAQTADLGTGFDAAFSRFGVMFFDDPAAAFANICGALRPGGRLGFSCWQDVSRNPWMFEPVIASAPHLGMPDIPAPEAPGPFALADADRTRRLLENSGFTSVELEPIDIQLRVPEAVTAEQAAAILLQTGPMGQLYDQADPEAQKAALSATADVLRPYESAGGVAAPAAAWGVYGTRPDA; this is encoded by the coding sequence ATGCCGAACCTCGAGCAGATCAAGAACTGGAACGAACAGAGGGGGCCGAGGTGGGTTCGCTACCAGAGCCACTTCGACGGGACCGCCCGTCCGTTCGGCCTTGCAGTGATGGACCGGATCTCGCCGGCTCCCGGCGAAAGGATCCTGGACGTGGGGTGCGGGTTCGGGGCCACGTCCCGCGATCTCGCGCACCACGTGGGTCCGGCAGGAGAGGTCGTGGGCGTGGACATCTCACGGCCCATGCTCGACCTGGCCAGGCAGCAGGCGGGGCAGGGGATCACGTTCCTGGAGGCCGACGCGCAGACGGCGGATCTGGGAACCGGCTTCGACGCCGCCTTCTCCAGGTTCGGCGTGATGTTCTTCGACGATCCCGCAGCGGCGTTCGCCAACATCTGCGGCGCCCTGCGGCCGGGCGGCAGGCTCGGGTTCAGCTGCTGGCAGGACGTCTCGCGCAACCCGTGGATGTTCGAGCCGGTAATCGCCTCGGCACCGCACCTGGGCATGCCGGACATCCCGGCCCCCGAGGCCCCGGGACCCTTCGCCCTCGCCGATGCGGACAGGACGCGCCGGCTGCTGGAGAACAGCGGCTTCACCTCCGTCGAGCTGGAGCCGATCGACATCCAACTTCGGGTGCCAGAAGCCGTTACCGCGGAGCAGGCAGCGGCCATCCTGCTGCAAACGGGGCCGATGGGACAGCTGTACGACCAGGCGGACCCGGAGGCTCAGAAGGCCGCGCTGTCCGCCACGGCCGACGTGCTGCGGCCGTACGAGTCGGCGGGTGGGGTGGCGGCTCCAGCCGCGGCCTGGGGCGTCTACGGGACGCGACCCGATGCCTGA